One segment of Micromonospora parathelypteridis DNA contains the following:
- a CDS encoding ATP-grasp domain-containing protein, whose protein sequence is MRLYLTALNPTDAVLEGFLPAAAALGLSATVLTDRPAEWPSDAPVVRCAVRDATAVVAATAPTRPVALLSNSDHLQEATAIAARKLGLPGKDPDAARLCKDKAAARRAIAAAGLDLVRTITIDPGIAPEVPVEMFPAVVKPREGVASEDAYLVADHSELVARVTEIRGRRPDVALVVEEYLAGELRTFETLGDGTALASLGGWRTSLGPPPTFTEESLHWSPPAESASTQLRARLDALGVGFGACHTEYVIADGRVRLIEVNYRLIGDRMDLILAELLGVPLFEHVIRLHLGEPLAALSLPTTVDRYAQVEYVCAETSGRLTAAPGRLDTVHGDVRLGCRPLRAVGRVAEHTGTNRDYLAVLHAIGPDQATVRQSMAAFRSDLQWTIVE, encoded by the coding sequence ATGCGGCTGTACCTGACCGCGCTCAACCCCACCGACGCCGTCCTGGAGGGGTTTCTCCCGGCGGCGGCGGCGCTCGGGCTGTCGGCCACCGTGCTGACCGACCGGCCAGCGGAATGGCCGTCGGACGCGCCCGTGGTGCGGTGCGCGGTCCGGGACGCGACTGCGGTGGTCGCGGCGACGGCACCAACCCGACCGGTGGCGCTACTGTCCAATAGCGACCACCTTCAGGAGGCCACCGCGATCGCCGCACGGAAGCTCGGCCTGCCCGGCAAGGATCCCGACGCCGCCCGTCTCTGCAAGGACAAGGCGGCGGCCCGCCGGGCGATCGCCGCTGCCGGGCTCGATCTGGTACGCACCATCACCATCGACCCCGGCATCGCACCGGAGGTGCCGGTCGAGATGTTCCCGGCGGTGGTCAAACCCCGCGAGGGGGTGGCCAGCGAGGACGCGTACCTGGTGGCAGACCACTCAGAACTGGTCGCCCGGGTCACCGAGATCCGTGGCCGGCGGCCGGACGTGGCCCTGGTGGTCGAGGAGTATCTCGCCGGGGAGCTGCGAACCTTCGAGACCCTCGGTGACGGCACCGCGCTGGCCTCCCTCGGCGGATGGCGCACCAGCCTCGGTCCGCCGCCGACCTTCACCGAGGAGAGCCTGCACTGGTCGCCTCCGGCGGAGTCGGCGAGCACCCAGCTGCGGGCGCGGCTCGACGCGCTCGGGGTCGGCTTCGGCGCCTGCCACACCGAGTACGTCATCGCCGACGGCCGGGTCCGGCTGATCGAGGTCAACTACCGCCTCATCGGCGACCGGATGGACCTGATCCTCGCTGAACTGCTCGGCGTGCCGCTGTTCGAACACGTCATCCGGCTGCACCTCGGCGAGCCACTGGCCGCCCTCAGCCTGCCCACCACCGTCGACCGGTACGCCCAGGTCGAGTACGTCTGCGCGGAAACCTCGGGCCGGCTCACCGCCGCACCGGGCCGGCTGGACACCGTGCACGGCGATGTCCGGCTGGGCTGCCGACCGCTGCGTGCGGTGGGCCGCGTCGCCGAGCACACCGGGACGAACCGCGACTACCTCGCCGTGCTGCACGCGATCGGCCCTGACCAGGCCACCGTCCGGCAGTCGATGGCCGCTTTCCGCAGCGACCTGCAGTGGACCATCGTCGAGTGA
- a CDS encoding IucA/IucC family protein, translated as MTCAQLRSRPASATGKLADLAAAHAVFGCLIRELALPDGTPSVVDNAVRVPLRHLGVTLRCVVARSSPLGAHRYAGPVQRLTDDGRWEDLDADGLASLVAAELTTRTGLANDEFIEQVRASRDTVARLLAERPADDPTPTGDPAIDAYVDSEQSLVFGHPHHPTPKWRSGDPDGWRAYAPELRTSFRLHWLAVPDELVAGAGPFDPLVAALDPPRPPVGHRVLPVHPWQLSLLPPAHPRLRDLGAAGVPVRPTASVRTLYAPDADLFVKTSLHVRITNCLRKNARYELAGAVALTDLLAGVPMPDGVGLLAEPAYRTVDVPGPDEAYGTILRSGLRPHLRPGDTPLLAAALAATPLLTPDPVAWWRAYVGLLVPAVLRCWLSHGVVHEAHLQNVVVVLDRNRHPVRMLLRDLEGVKLDTERWATWPDGIPPQVRYSPRDARRRIVYCLFVNHLGGICGALADARPGIEQRLWRELRAVVEAVAADLDDPPELRALLHGEPLVAKANLLVRWRRDADRAAPFVPVPNPLGRPR; from the coding sequence ATGACGTGCGCACAGTTGCGCTCCCGGCCGGCCAGCGCCACCGGCAAGCTCGCCGACCTGGCCGCCGCCCACGCCGTCTTCGGCTGCCTGATCCGCGAACTTGCCCTGCCGGACGGCACCCCGAGCGTGGTCGACAATGCCGTCCGTGTGCCGCTGCGGCACCTCGGCGTCACGTTGCGCTGCGTCGTCGCCCGATCCTCACCGCTCGGCGCGCACCGCTACGCCGGCCCGGTGCAGCGGCTGACCGACGACGGACGGTGGGAGGACCTGGACGCGGACGGCCTGGCCAGCCTGGTCGCGGCGGAACTCACCACCCGTACCGGCCTGGCGAACGACGAGTTCATCGAGCAGGTCCGGGCCAGCCGGGACACCGTGGCCCGGCTACTTGCCGAGCGACCGGCCGACGATCCGACCCCCACCGGTGATCCCGCCATCGACGCGTACGTCGACTCCGAGCAGTCACTGGTCTTCGGCCACCCGCACCACCCCACCCCGAAATGGCGCAGCGGTGACCCGGACGGTTGGCGGGCGTACGCGCCGGAGCTGCGCACGTCGTTCCGGCTGCACTGGCTCGCCGTACCGGACGAGCTTGTCGCCGGTGCCGGACCGTTCGATCCGCTCGTGGCTGCTCTCGACCCGCCACGACCCCCGGTCGGGCACCGCGTCCTGCCGGTGCATCCCTGGCAGCTCTCGCTCCTCCCACCGGCGCACCCACGGCTGCGCGATCTGGGGGCGGCCGGTGTGCCGGTACGGCCGACGGCGAGCGTCCGCACCCTCTACGCCCCCGACGCCGACCTGTTCGTCAAGACCAGCCTGCACGTCCGCATCACCAACTGCCTGCGCAAGAACGCCCGGTACGAACTCGCGGGCGCGGTCGCCCTGACCGACCTGCTGGCCGGGGTGCCGATGCCGGACGGGGTGGGGCTGCTCGCCGAGCCCGCCTACCGCACTGTCGACGTGCCCGGTCCGGACGAGGCGTACGGGACGATCCTGCGCAGCGGTCTACGCCCGCACCTGCGTCCCGGGGACACCCCGCTGCTGGCGGCGGCGCTGGCCGCCACGCCGCTGCTGACACCGGACCCGGTGGCCTGGTGGCGCGCGTACGTCGGGCTGCTGGTGCCGGCGGTGCTGCGCTGCTGGCTCAGCCACGGGGTCGTGCACGAGGCGCACCTGCAGAACGTGGTCGTCGTGCTCGACCGGAACCGCCACCCGGTACGCATGCTGCTGCGCGATCTGGAGGGGGTCAAGCTCGACACCGAGCGGTGGGCCACCTGGCCGGACGGCATCCCACCGCAGGTTCGCTACAGCCCTCGGGACGCCCGCCGCCGGATCGTCTACTGCCTGTTCGTCAATCACCTCGGCGGCATCTGCGGGGCCCTCGCCGATGCGCGACCGGGCATCGAGCAGCGACTGTGGCGCGAGTTGCGGGCCGTCGTCGAGGCGGTGGCCGCCGACCTCGACGATCCGCCCGAGCTGCGCGCGCTGCTGCACGGTGAGCCGCTGGTGGCCAAGGCGAACCTGCTGGTCCGATGGCGGCGTGACGCGGACCGGGCCGCACCGTTCGTGCCGGTGCCCAACCCGTTGGGCCGGCCACGGTGA
- a CDS encoding alanine racemase, which produces MTRPVYVHDLDALTAQATAIRAALPRQVELLYAVKANPDPGVLRTLAPIVDGFEAASRGELRRLAEVLPGRPPAAYAGPGKTDADLAAALAAGVRRIHVESPAELRRLGALATASGRSAQVLLRVNLPVAAPGASLLMGGGPSPFGMDPADVVECVRRPPAGIDVRGIHAHLASGLDAPLAATVAAAVVRWAAAEMGAVEVDVGGGMAVDYADPAARFDWADYGRALAGVLEAHPGVRLRIEPGRSVTAYCGAYLTEVIDVKRSYGEWFVVVAGGTHHLRTPAAKGHPQPFTVHRRRGPDGPHTDGGPVTVVGQLCTPKDVLSRSTTAGPIGVGDVLAFAMAGAYAWNISHRDFLLHEPPLFRTGDPEELAGEWAARPPGS; this is translated from the coding sequence GTGACGAGACCGGTCTACGTCCACGACCTCGACGCGCTGACCGCGCAGGCCACAGCCATCCGGGCGGCGCTGCCCCGGCAGGTCGAGCTGCTCTACGCGGTCAAGGCCAACCCGGACCCCGGCGTGCTGCGTACCCTCGCTCCGATCGTCGACGGGTTCGAGGCCGCGAGCCGTGGCGAACTGCGGAGGTTGGCCGAGGTGCTGCCGGGCCGGCCCCCGGCCGCGTACGCCGGGCCGGGCAAGACCGACGCGGACCTCGCCGCCGCCCTCGCTGCCGGCGTGCGCCGCATCCACGTCGAGTCGCCCGCCGAGCTTCGGCGACTCGGCGCGCTGGCCACCGCCTCGGGCCGGTCCGCCCAGGTGCTGCTGCGGGTGAACCTGCCGGTCGCCGCGCCCGGCGCGAGCCTGCTCATGGGTGGCGGACCCAGCCCGTTCGGCATGGACCCGGCCGACGTGGTCGAGTGCGTCCGCCGCCCGCCCGCAGGCATCGACGTACGCGGAATCCACGCCCACCTGGCCAGCGGGTTGGACGCGCCGCTCGCCGCCACGGTCGCCGCCGCCGTGGTTCGCTGGGCCGCCGCGGAGATGGGCGCCGTCGAGGTCGACGTCGGCGGAGGCATGGCCGTGGACTACGCCGACCCGGCGGCGCGATTCGACTGGGCCGACTACGGCCGGGCGCTGGCCGGCGTCCTCGAAGCGCACCCGGGGGTGCGGCTGCGCATCGAGCCGGGCCGGTCGGTGACCGCCTACTGCGGGGCGTACCTCACCGAGGTCATCGACGTGAAGCGCTCCTACGGCGAGTGGTTCGTGGTGGTCGCCGGCGGCACCCACCACCTGCGCACACCGGCGGCGAAGGGGCACCCGCAGCCGTTCACCGTGCACCGGCGCCGCGGCCCTGACGGCCCGCACACCGACGGAGGGCCGGTCACTGTGGTCGGGCAGCTCTGCACCCCGAAGGACGTGTTGTCCCGATCGACCACCGCCGGGCCGATCGGCGTGGGTGACGTGCTGGCCTTCGCCATGGCCGGCGCGTACGCCTGGAACATCAGCCACCGCGACTTCCTGCTGCACGAACCGCCGCTCTTTCGCACCGGTGACCCGGAGGAACTGGCCGGTGAGTGGGCCGCCCGACCGCCGGGATCGTGA
- a CDS encoding IucA/IucC family protein has product MTDDCEREVFGRVLDALLREDHLGLLSTGRLDGPDLSTGRPDGPDWWQVPRPDGLLRIPVRADGFQQTLRSTAPMVLVLANGTTHRADTLEGLLTVLAPHGNEEAEAGWRDFGTECRADLRARRLAARNRARVLAEVSSARAITPTGLPAALLDDVLAAHHGHPVYPTDRCRHGLSDDELLRYAPEHAPRFALRWYAVPAEGVRLTGELPSWWPRAPRPDQLLLPAHPITAARDALPVTDLPVISARPTLSMRTVALDDDPYLHLKLPLPTASLGARNRRTLQPGSLADGAAVAALLDRIASAEPAFAGRIRHADESTWAHVDGDERRSFLLRRFPRDLAGVQVVPVAALAAADPVAGTVLERISPERPGTLLESYLDLLLDWHVFLWLRHGIALEAHPQNIHLLVHPDGTVGLLYKDNDGARLDARHGGPGGLVLDDDRMWAREPQELADVFITITLHLAAAAPLIALAARGLPVPTPAEALAPRLAAARDRWGDGPAVRTFTERVLRAAHLPIKAMLTAGTLLPKQRLGCADINKYYLRTGPNYLRETR; this is encoded by the coding sequence GTGACCGACGACTGCGAGCGGGAGGTGTTCGGCCGGGTGCTCGACGCCCTGCTCCGCGAGGATCACCTCGGCCTCCTCAGCACCGGCCGACTGGACGGGCCAGACCTCAGCACCGGCCGACCGGACGGGCCCGACTGGTGGCAGGTGCCGCGCCCCGATGGCCTGCTGCGCATCCCGGTCCGAGCGGACGGCTTCCAGCAGACCCTGCGCAGCACGGCGCCGATGGTGCTGGTGCTCGCCAACGGCACCACCCACCGCGCGGACACCCTGGAAGGGCTGTTGACGGTGCTCGCCCCGCACGGCAACGAAGAGGCCGAGGCCGGCTGGCGGGACTTCGGCACCGAGTGCCGCGCCGACCTGCGCGCCCGGCGGCTCGCAGCCCGCAACCGAGCACGGGTGCTCGCCGAGGTGTCCAGCGCACGCGCGATCACCCCGACCGGTCTGCCGGCGGCGCTCCTGGACGACGTGCTCGCCGCCCACCACGGCCACCCGGTCTACCCCACCGACCGGTGCCGGCACGGTCTCAGCGACGACGAACTGCTCCGGTACGCCCCGGAGCACGCCCCGCGTTTCGCGCTGCGGTGGTACGCCGTACCTGCCGAGGGCGTCCGGCTCACCGGTGAACTCCCGTCGTGGTGGCCGCGTGCACCGCGACCGGATCAGCTTCTGTTGCCGGCGCATCCGATCACTGCGGCACGCGACGCGCTACCGGTGACGGATCTGCCCGTGATCTCCGCGCGACCCACCCTCTCCATGCGGACCGTGGCGCTCGACGACGACCCGTACCTGCACCTCAAACTGCCGCTGCCCACCGCGAGCCTCGGCGCCCGCAACCGACGCACGCTGCAGCCGGGCTCGCTCGCCGACGGCGCGGCCGTCGCCGCGCTGCTCGACCGGATCGCCAGCGCGGAACCCGCCTTCGCCGGCCGGATCCGGCATGCCGACGAGAGCACCTGGGCGCACGTCGACGGCGACGAGCGGCGCAGCTTCCTGCTGCGCCGATTCCCGCGCGACCTGGCCGGCGTCCAGGTGGTGCCGGTCGCGGCCCTCGCCGCGGCCGACCCGGTCGCCGGCACGGTCCTCGAACGGATCAGCCCCGAGCGGCCCGGGACGCTGCTGGAGTCCTACCTGGACCTGCTGCTCGACTGGCACGTCTTCCTGTGGCTACGCCACGGAATCGCCCTTGAGGCGCACCCGCAGAACATCCACCTGCTGGTACACCCCGACGGCACGGTCGGCCTGCTCTACAAGGACAACGACGGTGCCCGACTCGATGCGCGGCACGGCGGCCCGGGCGGGCTCGTCCTGGACGACGACCGGATGTGGGCGCGCGAGCCGCAGGAGCTGGCCGACGTGTTCATCACCATCACCCTGCACCTGGCCGCCGCCGCGCCGCTGATCGCCCTGGCCGCCCGAGGGCTGCCCGTGCCGACACCCGCCGAAGCGCTGGCACCCCGCCTCGCCGCCGCCCGTGACCGTTGGGGCGACGGCCCCGCGGTACGAACCTTCACCGAGCGGGTCCTGCGGGCCGCCCACCTGCCCATCAAGGCGATGCTCACCGCCGGCACCCTGTTACCCAAACAGCGGCTGGGCTGCGCCGACATCAACAAGTACTACCTGCGTACCGGCCCGAACTACCTCCGGGAGACACGATGA